Proteins found in one Amycolatopsis umgeniensis genomic segment:
- a CDS encoding siderophore-interacting protein has protein sequence MSYIEAKVTGVRRLTPHMSRVTFSGATLDDHAPDQYLKVFFPQPGQAEPVLPPPLGGDEVLSWYRTYLAMPDDVRPSMRTYTVRALRPSVQEVDIDFVLHGDEGPASAWASRVSEGDKVALLGPHGLYDVPEGTTWQLLIGDETAIPAIGAIVEALPAGTRALVYVEIGDREDRQVFETRGTVELHWVVREPGSPVGDAVLEAVRKAELPGGTPYAWISGEANMVKLTRRHLVRERGVDKRAICFTGYWRQGLSEEAASREAMRQIESGEVPAEED, from the coding sequence ATGAGTTACATCGAGGCGAAGGTGACCGGCGTCCGGCGGCTCACCCCGCATATGAGCAGGGTGACCTTCTCCGGTGCGACGCTGGACGACCATGCGCCCGACCAGTACCTGAAGGTGTTCTTCCCGCAGCCCGGCCAGGCGGAGCCCGTCCTGCCCCCGCCGCTGGGCGGTGACGAAGTGCTGTCCTGGTACCGGACGTACCTCGCGATGCCGGACGACGTCCGGCCGTCGATGCGCACGTACACCGTGCGCGCGCTGCGTCCGTCGGTGCAGGAGGTCGACATCGACTTCGTGCTGCACGGCGACGAAGGCCCCGCCTCCGCGTGGGCTTCGCGTGTTTCGGAGGGCGACAAGGTCGCCCTCCTCGGGCCGCACGGGCTCTACGACGTGCCCGAGGGGACGACCTGGCAACTGCTGATCGGCGACGAGACCGCGATCCCGGCGATCGGCGCGATCGTGGAGGCGCTGCCCGCCGGGACACGGGCGCTGGTCTACGTCGAGATCGGCGACCGCGAAGACCGGCAGGTCTTCGAAACGCGGGGGACGGTGGAACTGCACTGGGTGGTGCGGGAGCCGGGTAGCCCGGTGGGTGACGCCGTGCTGGAGGCCGTGCGGAAGGCGGAACTGCCGGGCGGGACGCCGTACGCGTGGATTTCGGGCGAGGCGAACATGGTGAAGCTGACGCGGCGGCACCTCGTGCGGGAGCGCGGCGTCGACAAGCGGGCGATCTGCTTCACCGGGTACTGGCGACAGGGGCTGAGCGAAGAGGCCGCCAGCCGCGAAGCCATGCGTCAGATCGAGAGCGGCGAAGTCCCCGCTGAGGAAGACTGA
- a CDS encoding PD-(D/E)XK nuclease family protein: MGVNGRRTAAGTDARLVRTPVTGTPSFQWDSGARRLLAAPDGFRRVLGGPGTGKTALLASAASRRIAEGADPESVLILTTSRKAADVLRADITHRLTTDPEEDPLPRTIREPLVRTVHSYAYALLRMEAQADDLPPPRLLAGAEQDVVVRDLLAGDLEAGALDWPEQLRPALNVPGFAEELRDLLLRAAERGLGPEDLVELGRRRDRDEWIAAGRFWSQYEEVTLLQGAGGNALGVASAPALDAAELVTSALLALEDDPELREREQRRIRHLFVDDAQHLDPLQTQLIRLIGHAADEFVVAGDPDQSVFSFRGADPRLFADADDDGERTVLLTTAHRLAPVIRTAVTKLGSVLPGSSPQRKLVDAPDAEGGAVRVRLMPTPASEASWIADQLRRAHLVDGVPWSEMAVLVRSPARTFLVLQRALRAAGVPIGSATEELPLAKQPAVRPLLAMLRLAADPELLDVDLAEMLLSSPLGGADPLALRRLRRGLRRLELAGGGQRSSDELLVEALRVNDVLTGLAEAESLPMRRIGGLLHAAHQAVARGEGVEQVLWELWQNSALEQRFLRLVDRGGSLGSQADRDLDAIVALFDAAGRYVDRLPRASVASFADYLSSQNIAGGTLAPAAIKSEGVSLLTAHGAAGREWTVVSIAGVQEGSWPDLRLRGSVLGVERLVDLMSGVDDEKVSATAPILAEERRLFYLAASRARKTLLVSAVAGEDEQPSRFIDDLEENGADDGGLDSRMKPAGRSLVLAELVGELREVVCDDKSAPERQQRAARQLAKLAAAGVPGAHPGTWYGLLEPSTGEPVHGPGDLIRISPSTVEVLVKCPLRWLIERHGGSDPAQLAAVTGTLVHGLAQAVAGGSSDEQIRAALDEAWVRVDAGAPWFSRRERSRVEQMLRNFVSWLESSRKELIEAGVEQDIEVELPVGDDDLRVLLRGRVDRVEMDKDGRPVVIDIKTGKVPISASDAEQHPQLAAYQLAVLLGAVEGGSKPGGARLVYVAKSNNKTGSTQREQAPLDEDGGKQWLELVRSAAGSAAGPEYGVTENPDCDRCPARGCCPLRPEGRQVTGP, encoded by the coding sequence GTGGGCGTGAACGGGCGGCGAACAGCGGCAGGAACCGACGCGCGGCTGGTCCGCACGCCGGTCACCGGCACGCCGTCCTTCCAGTGGGATTCCGGCGCCCGCCGCCTGCTGGCCGCCCCGGACGGCTTCCGCCGGGTCCTCGGTGGCCCTGGCACGGGTAAGACGGCTTTGCTGGCGTCGGCGGCCTCACGGCGTATCGCGGAGGGCGCGGATCCGGAGAGCGTGCTCATCCTGACCACCTCCCGCAAGGCGGCCGACGTCCTGCGCGCCGACATCACCCACCGGCTCACCACCGATCCGGAGGAAGATCCGCTCCCGCGCACCATCCGCGAGCCGCTCGTGCGCACCGTGCATTCGTACGCGTACGCGCTGTTGCGGATGGAGGCGCAGGCCGACGATCTCCCGCCACCCCGCCTGCTGGCCGGGGCGGAACAGGACGTCGTCGTCCGGGACCTGCTCGCGGGCGACCTCGAAGCGGGCGCGCTCGACTGGCCGGAGCAGCTGCGGCCCGCGCTGAACGTCCCCGGTTTCGCCGAGGAGCTGCGAGACCTCCTGCTCCGCGCCGCCGAACGCGGGCTCGGCCCGGAGGATCTGGTCGAACTGGGCAGGCGCCGCGACCGCGACGAGTGGATCGCGGCCGGGCGGTTCTGGAGCCAGTACGAAGAGGTCACGCTGCTGCAAGGCGCGGGCGGCAACGCGCTCGGCGTGGCGAGCGCGCCCGCGCTGGACGCGGCGGAGCTCGTCACTTCCGCGCTGCTGGCGCTCGAGGACGACCCTGAACTGCGCGAACGCGAGCAGCGCCGGATCCGGCACCTGTTCGTCGACGACGCCCAGCATCTCGACCCGTTGCAGACACAGCTCATCCGGCTCATCGGGCACGCGGCCGACGAGTTCGTCGTCGCGGGCGACCCCGATCAGTCCGTGTTCTCCTTCCGCGGCGCGGATCCCCGGCTGTTCGCCGACGCGGACGACGACGGTGAGCGCACGGTGCTGCTGACCACCGCGCACCGGCTCGCCCCGGTGATCCGCACGGCCGTCACGAAACTCGGCTCCGTGCTGCCCGGTTCGTCGCCGCAGCGCAAACTCGTCGACGCGCCGGACGCCGAGGGCGGAGCCGTCCGCGTCCGCCTGATGCCGACACCGGCCTCCGAGGCGAGCTGGATCGCCGATCAGCTCCGTCGCGCACATCTCGTCGACGGTGTCCCGTGGTCGGAGATGGCGGTGCTCGTCCGCTCGCCCGCGCGCACTTTCCTTGTCCTGCAACGTGCTCTGCGCGCGGCCGGGGTGCCGATCGGCTCGGCCACCGAGGAACTGCCGCTCGCGAAACAACCCGCCGTCCGGCCGTTGCTGGCGATGCTGAGGCTCGCGGCGGATCCGGAACTGCTCGACGTCGACCTCGCCGAGATGCTGCTCTCCTCGCCGTTGGGCGGCGCGGATCCGCTCGCCCTGCGGCGGCTGCGTCGCGGTCTGCGCAGGCTGGAACTCGCGGGCGGTGGCCAGCGGTCCAGCGACGAGCTGCTGGTGGAAGCCTTGCGCGTCAACGACGTCCTCACCGGGCTGGCCGAGGCCGAGTCCTTGCCGATGCGCCGGATCGGTGGCCTGTTGCACGCGGCACATCAAGCCGTGGCGCGCGGCGAAGGTGTCGAGCAGGTGCTGTGGGAGCTGTGGCAGAACAGCGCCCTGGAACAGCGCTTCCTGCGGTTGGTCGATCGCGGCGGTTCTCTCGGCTCCCAGGCGGATCGTGATCTCGACGCGATCGTCGCGCTCTTCGACGCGGCCGGTCGTTATGTCGACAGATTGCCGAGGGCGAGTGTCGCCTCGTTCGCGGATTACCTGTCTTCGCAGAACATCGCCGGTGGCACGCTGGCGCCCGCGGCCATCAAGAGCGAGGGCGTCTCACTGCTCACCGCGCACGGGGCCGCCGGCCGCGAGTGGACGGTCGTGTCGATCGCCGGCGTCCAGGAGGGCAGCTGGCCGGATCTGCGGCTGCGCGGTTCCGTGCTCGGGGTGGAGCGGCTGGTCGACCTCATGTCCGGCGTCGACGACGAGAAGGTGTCCGCCACCGCGCCGATCCTCGCCGAAGAGCGGCGGCTGTTCTACCTCGCCGCGAGCCGCGCGCGGAAGACGTTGCTGGTCAGCGCGGTCGCGGGGGAGGACGAGCAGCCCTCGCGGTTCATCGACGATCTGGAGGAGAACGGCGCGGACGACGGCGGCCTCGACTCGCGGATGAAACCGGCGGGACGTTCGCTGGTGCTCGCCGAACTCGTCGGAGAACTGCGCGAGGTCGTCTGTGATGACAAAAGCGCCCCCGAACGGCAGCAGAGGGCGGCGCGTCAGCTCGCGAAACTGGCCGCCGCCGGGGTGCCGGGCGCGCATCCGGGCACCTGGTACGGGCTGCTGGAACCCTCCACCGGCGAACCCGTGCACGGACCGGGCGATCTCATCCGCATCTCACCGTCCACTGTGGAGGTTCTGGTCAAATGCCCGCTGCGGTGGCTGATCGAACGCCACGGCGGCAGCGACCCGGCGCAGCTCGCGGCCGTCACCGGAACCCTGGTGCACGGTCTCGCGCAGGCTGTCGCGGGCGGCAGCAGCGACGAGCAGATCCGCGCGGCCCTCGACGAGGCGTGGGTGCGGGTCGACGCCGGGGCGCCGTGGTTCTCGCGCCGTGAGCGGTCGCGGGTCGAGCAGATGCTGCGGAACTTCGTGTCCTGGCTGGAGTCCAGCCGCAAGGAGCTGATCGAGGCCGGGGTCGAGCAGGACATCGAGGTCGAGCTGCCGGTCGGCGATGACGATCTCCGCGTGCTCCTGCGCGGCCGCGTCGACCGCGTCGAGATGGACAAGGACGGCCGCCCGGTCGTCATCGACATCAAAACCGGCAAGGTCCCGATCTCCGCGTCCGACGCCGAACAGCATCCGCAGCTGGCCGCATACCAGCTGGCCGTGCTGCTCGGCGCCGTCGAAGGCGGTTCGAAACCCGGTGGCGCGCGGCTGGTCTACGTCGCGAAGTCCAACAACAAGACCGGATCCACCCAGCGTGAGCAGGCGCCGCTGGACGAGGACGGCGGCAAGCAATGGCTCGAGCTGGTGCGTTCGGCGGCCGGTTCCGCCGCGGGCCCCGAGTACGGGGTCACCGAGAACCCGGATTGTGATCGTTGCCCGGCAAGGGGTTGCTGTCCGCTGCGGCCCGAGGGCAGGCAGGTGACCGGTCCTTGA
- a CDS encoding uroporphyrinogen-III synthase → MADLDGITIGITAERRAEDFIAALERNGATVLHAPTIRIVPLPDDTELRAATDAVLAEPVGFTAVTTGAGFRGWLSAAEGWGLREPLLDRLAASRIFVRGPKAAGAVRGEGLREEFSAPEESNAGLFEGLRDAGVRGARVAVQLHGTLLPELTGLLRDSGADVVQAQPYRWLSPADVEPVHDLVESVIAGRVAALAFTSAPAAANLLALAGSRREDLLAELRGPVLCACVGPVTAAPLEAAGVPTVQPERQRLGALVKLLVAELRIRPS, encoded by the coding sequence ATGGCTGACCTGGACGGCATCACGATCGGGATCACCGCGGAGCGGCGGGCCGAAGACTTCATCGCCGCGCTGGAACGGAACGGCGCGACCGTGCTGCACGCGCCCACCATCCGCATCGTCCCGCTGCCCGACGACACCGAACTCCGGGCGGCGACGGACGCCGTGCTGGCCGAACCGGTCGGGTTCACCGCGGTCACCACCGGCGCCGGATTCCGCGGCTGGCTTTCGGCGGCCGAAGGCTGGGGGCTGCGCGAACCGCTGCTGGACCGGCTGGCGGCGTCACGGATCTTCGTGCGCGGGCCGAAAGCGGCAGGCGCGGTGCGCGGCGAGGGGTTGCGCGAGGAGTTCTCCGCGCCGGAGGAGAGCAACGCCGGACTGTTCGAGGGCCTGCGCGACGCCGGAGTGCGCGGGGCGCGGGTCGCCGTCCAGCTGCACGGCACCCTGCTGCCCGAACTCACCGGGCTGCTGCGGGATTCCGGCGCGGATGTCGTCCAGGCACAGCCGTATCGCTGGCTTTCGCCCGCGGACGTCGAACCGGTGCACGATCTCGTCGAAAGTGTGATCGCCGGGCGGGTGGCCGCGCTCGCGTTCACTTCCGCCCCCGCGGCGGCGAATCTTCTGGCGCTCGCGGGGTCGCGCCGGGAGGACCTTCTCGCCGAACTACGTGGTCCAGTCCTTTGTGCCTGCGTCGGACCGGTGACCGCGGCGCCGCTGGAAGCCGCCGGAGTCCCGACCGTCCAGCCCGAACGGCAGCGGCTCGGCGCCTTGGTGAAACTTCTCGTCGCGGAACTGCGCATTCGGCCGTCTTGA
- a CDS encoding sensor histidine kinase, which produces MSGSESVTFVRAMLRKGSSVLGASPADEAPDPDSVPDWRYREDAGDSLLMRAIRYSALGPIFYRVAAFPKVYLGFLVANGSAGIVPVLSTTILAVLLNVIAVWWVVRGRGIRAKTSGLLMYADLAVGVVLTTIVAVAAPTEIQPFAIDVAWTWMVGTVALWTLSFGLPAAFLLLIAALPFRAFLTWIGGLPIDHPLAVSRSVGCMIALVVAMVTTAGILILLGVGTRFALGIGMRRGQRAERLRTQRVMHDSVLQTLEAMGLEAPDDDSAAAERLAEMRATARAQAVELRRELTGPDAPSTRGLAADLAEVATEMARDGLRTQLVAAETEEDYRLSHARRTAIRDAVREALRNTVKHAGTKQVVLRVEEREGGIAVIARDQGTGFSMLDRPPGFGISQSIMARLTEVGGRGTIDSHPGRGTRVTLWVPH; this is translated from the coding sequence ATGTCCGGGTCGGAATCGGTCACCTTCGTTCGAGCCATGTTGCGAAAGGGATCCTCGGTGCTGGGCGCGAGCCCCGCCGACGAAGCACCCGACCCCGATTCCGTTCCCGACTGGCGCTACCGCGAAGACGCGGGCGATTCGCTGCTCATGCGCGCGATCCGCTACTCCGCGCTCGGCCCGATCTTCTATCGCGTGGCCGCGTTTCCCAAGGTATACCTGGGTTTCCTGGTCGCGAACGGGTCGGCGGGGATCGTCCCGGTGCTGAGTACGACGATCTTGGCGGTGCTGCTCAACGTCATCGCGGTCTGGTGGGTGGTGCGGGGACGCGGGATCCGGGCGAAGACCTCCGGGCTGCTGATGTACGCGGATCTCGCGGTGGGCGTGGTGCTCACGACGATCGTCGCCGTGGCCGCGCCCACCGAGATCCAGCCGTTCGCCATCGACGTCGCGTGGACGTGGATGGTCGGGACGGTGGCGCTGTGGACGCTGTCGTTCGGGCTGCCCGCCGCTTTCCTGCTGCTGATCGCGGCCCTGCCGTTCCGGGCGTTCCTGACCTGGATCGGCGGGCTCCCGATCGACCATCCGCTCGCGGTGAGCCGGTCGGTGGGCTGCATGATCGCGCTGGTCGTGGCGATGGTGACCACGGCGGGGATCCTGATCCTGCTCGGCGTCGGGACCCGGTTCGCGCTGGGGATCGGGATGCGCCGAGGGCAACGTGCCGAACGCCTGCGGACGCAGCGGGTCATGCACGACTCCGTGCTCCAGACTTTGGAAGCGATGGGCCTGGAGGCGCCGGACGACGATTCCGCGGCCGCGGAACGCCTCGCGGAAATGCGCGCGACGGCGCGGGCGCAGGCCGTCGAACTGCGGCGCGAACTGACCGGCCCGGACGCGCCGTCGACACGCGGCCTCGCGGCGGACCTCGCCGAGGTCGCCACCGAAATGGCGCGCGACGGCCTTCGCACCCAGCTCGTCGCGGCCGAGACCGAAGAGGACTACCGCCTCTCGCACGCGCGCCGGACCGCCATCCGCGACGCCGTCCGCGAAGCACTCCGAAACACTGTGAAGCACGCCGGGACGAAACAGGTCGTGCTTCGCGTCGAAGAGCGCGAAGGCGGCATCGCGGTCATCGCGCGGGATCAGGGAACCGGCTTCAGCATGCTGGACCGGCCGCCGGGCTTCGGGATCAGCCAGTCGATCATGGCGCGGCTGACGGAGGTCGGCGGGCGGGGGACGATCGATTCGCATCCGGGGCGGGGGACCCGGGTGACGCTGTGGGTGCCGCACTGA
- a CDS encoding DNA glycosylase AlkZ-like family protein: MLEVDREQVLAYRIAAHGLHREETDPAAAAVFDLGLQDSVRDTALLGLAARIDGDITPGVWDDERFVLAWTHRGAPHFHRRAELDAIRAALVPLDEKDAMARVLWQRKQVEDAGMSATDALFTAAKAIREVVTGVQTKGTVSGAITKLIPDGLSYACRGCGVVHIYEQLMRVASIHAGVRLEPGATPATLAPLEQRGRLKTKPDAKAATRVVEGYLRINGPATPGDTATYVGTTRTGVDAMWPEDLVEVRIDGKKAFLPKDRVPSLENPPEPDVVRLLPPLDPFVQARDRAVLVPDKARQKEVWKILGSPGALLADGEIAGVWRAKASGKKRLDLTVTPFDALRPAVRKAAEEEAARVAAAREFPDHRVTFS, encoded by the coding sequence GTGCTCGAGGTCGATCGCGAGCAGGTGCTGGCGTACCGGATCGCGGCGCACGGGCTGCACCGCGAGGAGACGGATCCGGCCGCGGCGGCCGTGTTCGACCTCGGCCTGCAGGATTCCGTGCGCGACACCGCCTTGCTGGGACTCGCGGCCCGGATCGACGGCGACATCACGCCCGGGGTCTGGGACGACGAGCGCTTCGTCCTCGCCTGGACGCATCGCGGCGCCCCGCATTTCCACCGTCGCGCGGAACTGGACGCGATCAGGGCGGCGCTCGTGCCGCTCGACGAGAAGGACGCGATGGCTCGCGTCCTCTGGCAGCGCAAGCAGGTCGAGGACGCCGGTATGTCCGCGACGGACGCGCTGTTCACCGCGGCGAAGGCGATCCGCGAGGTCGTCACCGGCGTGCAGACCAAGGGCACGGTGAGCGGCGCGATCACGAAACTCATCCCCGACGGTCTCTCGTACGCCTGCCGCGGCTGCGGTGTCGTGCACATCTACGAACAGTTGATGCGGGTCGCGTCGATCCACGCCGGGGTCCGGCTGGAACCGGGCGCGACACCGGCGACGTTGGCACCGCTGGAACAGCGCGGCAGGCTCAAAACCAAGCCGGACGCCAAAGCGGCCACGCGCGTCGTCGAGGGGTACCTGCGGATCAACGGTCCGGCCACCCCCGGTGACACCGCGACCTACGTCGGGACGACCCGCACCGGTGTCGACGCGATGTGGCCGGAAGACCTGGTCGAGGTCCGGATCGACGGCAAGAAGGCCTTCCTGCCGAAAGACCGGGTGCCGTCGCTGGAGAACCCGCCGGAGCCGGACGTGGTCCGCCTGCTGCCGCCGCTGGACCCGTTCGTCCAGGCGCGCGACCGTGCCGTGCTGGTGCCGGACAAGGCCAGGCAGAAGGAGGTCTGGAAGATCCTCGGGAGTCCCGGCGCGCTGCTGGCGGACGGCGAGATCGCCGGGGTCTGGCGGGCCAAGGCGAGCGGGAAGAAGCGGCTCGACCTCACCGTCACCCCGTTCGACGCGCTCCGCCCGGCCGTACGGAAGGCGGCTGAGGAGGAGGCCGCCCGCGTCGCCGCGGCACGGGAGTTCCCCGACCACCGCGTCACCTTCTCCTAA
- a CDS encoding helix-turn-helix transcriptional regulator, translating into MRASRLLSVLLLLQNRGRMTAEELAAELEVSVRTVYRDVEALSAAGVPVYADRGRTGGYQLVDGYRTRLTGLTEEEAQSLSLAGLPGAAAELGLGTVLAAAQLKLHAAMPAELRAGASKVSDRFYLDVPGWHRGIESLPRLSELADAVWHARRIKVRYERWGQRKVDRVLDPLGLILKAGNWYLAARCDGTDRTYRVSRIEELDDLGETFERPSDFDLARYWHEWSEQFEKRMYSRMAVVRLNEFARILLPFYLGAVGARALREADAEPDEDGWLTMDLLVEPGESAVGELLRFGGNLEVLEPPELRERLAEEIRKMGARYG; encoded by the coding sequence ATGCGCGCGAGCAGACTCCTGTCGGTCCTCCTCCTGCTGCAGAATCGCGGCCGGATGACGGCCGAGGAGCTGGCGGCGGAGCTGGAGGTTTCGGTCCGGACGGTCTACCGCGACGTCGAGGCGCTGTCCGCGGCCGGCGTGCCGGTGTACGCCGATCGCGGGCGTACGGGCGGCTATCAGCTGGTCGACGGCTATCGCACGCGGCTGACCGGGCTGACCGAGGAGGAGGCGCAATCGCTTTCGCTGGCTGGCCTGCCGGGGGCGGCCGCCGAACTCGGGCTGGGCACGGTGCTCGCCGCCGCGCAGCTCAAACTGCACGCGGCCATGCCCGCGGAGCTGCGTGCCGGGGCGAGCAAGGTATCCGACCGGTTCTACCTGGACGTCCCTGGCTGGCATCGCGGGATCGAGAGCCTGCCGCGACTGTCCGAACTGGCCGACGCGGTCTGGCACGCGCGGCGGATCAAGGTCCGGTACGAACGCTGGGGGCAGCGGAAGGTCGATCGTGTCCTCGACCCGCTGGGCCTGATCCTCAAGGCGGGGAACTGGTATCTCGCGGCGCGGTGCGACGGGACCGATCGCACGTACCGGGTCTCCCGGATCGAAGAGCTCGACGATCTCGGCGAGACCTTCGAGCGGCCGTCCGACTTCGATCTCGCGCGCTATTGGCACGAGTGGTCGGAGCAGTTCGAAAAACGCATGTACTCGCGGATGGCGGTGGTCCGCTTGAACGAGTTCGCCCGCATACTGCTGCCGTTCTATCTCGGGGCCGTCGGAGCGCGCGCGTTGCGGGAAGCGGATGCCGAGCCGGACGAGGACGGCTGGCTGACGATGGACCTGCTCGTCGAGCCGGGAGAATCGGCCGTCGGCGAACTACTGCGGTTCGGCGGGAACCTCGAAGTACTCGAACCGCCGGAGCTGCGCGAGCGGCTGGCGGAGGAGATCAGGAAGATGGGCGCGCGTTATGGCTGA
- a CDS encoding MGMT family protein: protein MDDELHERVREVIASVPAGSVATYGDIASVSGAPSPRLIGRVLSEDGHDLPWHRILRADGTPAPHLLDEQLQRLREEGVLPDGQRVDLRKYRWRRDPDDDAGPGALF, encoded by the coding sequence ATGGATGACGAACTGCACGAGCGGGTGCGCGAGGTCATCGCGAGCGTGCCCGCCGGCTCGGTCGCGACTTATGGGGATATAGCGTCGGTTTCGGGAGCTCCGTCACCGCGGTTGATCGGGCGGGTCCTCAGTGAGGACGGCCACGATCTGCCTTGGCACCGCATTCTGCGCGCCGACGGGACACCGGCCCCGCATCTGCTCGACGAACAGCTGCAACGGCTGCGCGAGGAGGGCGTCTTGCCCGATGGCCAGCGCGTCGACCTGCGAAAATACCGGTGGCGACGTGATCCCGACGACGACGCTGGCCCCGGCGCTCTCTTTTAG
- a CDS encoding DUF3224 domain-containing protein, with protein sequence MNTFAVKNWEEAIVSGADGGPRVAHAHATFGYNGLIEGESILDYLLYYAGEGYDGEGTTAAGFERFEGSVDGRKGSFVIKHDCGFDAKGFSSTFKVVEGSGTGELAGITGSGTTTGVLGEPTMSYTLEYSL encoded by the coding sequence ATGAACACTTTCGCCGTGAAGAACTGGGAAGAAGCCATCGTCAGCGGCGCCGACGGCGGCCCGCGAGTGGCCCACGCGCACGCCACGTTCGGCTACAACGGGTTGATCGAAGGCGAGTCGATTCTCGACTACCTGCTGTACTACGCGGGTGAGGGCTACGACGGCGAAGGCACGACGGCCGCGGGCTTCGAGCGTTTCGAGGGCAGTGTGGACGGGCGTAAGGGAAGCTTCGTGATCAAGCACGACTGCGGTTTCGACGCGAAGGGCTTCTCGTCGACGTTCAAGGTCGTCGAAGGCTCCGGAACGGGTGAACTCGCCGGGATCACCGGGTCCGGTACCACCACGGGCGTCCTCGGTGAGCCGACGATGTCGTACACGCTCGAATACTCGCTTTAG